In Deinococcus fonticola, a genomic segment contains:
- a CDS encoding aldo/keto reductase: MTSEQKATPNAALSGTFKIGGDLSVNRLGFGAMRVTGDGVWGDPADREACLQTLRRVPELNIDLIDTADSYGPAVSEELIREALHPYDQVVIATKGGLTRTGPNVWPPCGRPEYLIQQAYISRRRLGVEVIDLWQLHRIDPKVPRDEQFDAIRKLMDDGVIRHAGLSEVNVEEIQAARQVFPVATVQNLYNLVNRKSEDVLDYCQRENIGFIPWYPLAAGGLAREGSVLVALAQRLNATPSQVALAWLLRRSPVMLPIPGTGKVKHLEENTAAAGLILSDEDFRTLDEVGRQEYAGQQK, encoded by the coding sequence ATGACCAGCGAACAGAAGGCAACGCCCAATGCAGCTTTGAGCGGCACGTTCAAAATTGGCGGTGACCTGAGCGTCAACCGCCTGGGCTTCGGGGCCATGCGCGTGACCGGGGACGGCGTGTGGGGTGACCCAGCCGACCGCGAGGCGTGCTTGCAGACGCTCAGGCGCGTGCCGGAGCTGAACATCGACCTGATCGACACGGCCGACAGTTACGGCCCGGCGGTCAGCGAGGAACTGATCCGCGAGGCGCTGCACCCCTACGATCAGGTGGTCATCGCCACCAAGGGCGGTCTGACGCGCACCGGCCCGAACGTGTGGCCGCCGTGCGGGCGCCCGGAGTACCTGATTCAGCAGGCATACATTTCCCGCCGCCGCCTGGGCGTGGAGGTCATCGACCTGTGGCAACTGCACCGCATCGACCCGAAAGTGCCGCGTGACGAGCAGTTCGATGCCATCCGCAAGCTGATGGACGACGGCGTGATTCGCCACGCCGGCCTCAGCGAGGTGAACGTCGAGGAAATTCAGGCGGCCCGGCAGGTGTTCCCGGTGGCGACGGTGCAGAACCTGTACAACCTGGTGAACCGCAAGTCCGAGGACGTGCTGGACTACTGCCAGCGTGAGAACATCGGCTTTATTCCGTGGTATCCGCTGGCGGCGGGCGGGCTGGCCCGCGAGGGCAGCGTGCTGGTCGCCCTGGCGCAGCGCCTGAACGCCACGCCGTCGCAGGTGGCCCTGGCGTGGCTGCTCAGGCGCAGCCCGGTGATGCTGCCCATTCCTGGCACGGGCAAGGTCAAGCACCTGGAGGAGAACACCGCCGCCGCCGGGCTGATCCTCAGCGATGAGGATTTCCGTACGCTGGACGAGGTGGGTCGGCAGGAATACGCTGGCCAGCAGAAATGA
- a CDS encoding adenine deaminase C-terminal domain-containing protein — protein MTSVSVRRQLVQVARGRSPGDLLVRGARVVQPASREIFEADVLIAQGRVAALFGAGERREAARVIEARGAFLAPGFIDAHVHIESSMLTPAGFAAAVLPHGTTAVVAEPHEVVNVLGPRGLAWMLEAGRASGLRVFASVPSCVPASEFEGGGARLTPEDVQGMLKLPGVLGLAEMMNYPGVLNDDPAVWAVLAEGFAAGGRLDGHASGVSGPELMAYAAAGLHSDHEATTPEEARQRLRAGLWLMVREGSAARNLQALLPVLRERPRRAMLVCDDVSADELLQLGHLDRLLRVCVQGDLHPLDALALVTCNPAEYWGQHDLGLVAPGYHADFVLLEDLHDFRVLETFVGGQEAQAAGTTPPLAQGGVDLGRSWAHATFEIPAAWPVMQVQAGQITTGRGVAGSGDSRLVVADRYGRGEWAACWTSGTGLTGGTLGISVLHDAHHAAFLGGTDADIRRAGLELERLGGGVVVVVGGEVVETLPLPYAGLMTDRPPLEVAAQLEAITARLAGLGCRLTHPVTTLSFLGLSVIPSLKLTPRGLLDVDAWAYMVR, from the coding sequence ATGACATCCGTTTCGGTTCGGCGGCAGTTGGTTCAGGTGGCGCGTGGGCGCAGTCCGGGCGACCTGCTGGTGCGCGGGGCACGGGTGGTGCAGCCGGCTTCGCGGGAGATTTTCGAGGCGGATGTGCTGATTGCGCAGGGCCGCGTGGCCGCGCTATTCGGGGCAGGTGAAAGGCGTGAGGCGGCGCGGGTGATCGAGGCGCGTGGGGCTTTTCTGGCCCCGGGGTTCATCGACGCCCACGTGCACATCGAGTCGAGCATGCTGACCCCGGCCGGGTTCGCGGCCGCCGTGTTGCCACACGGAACCACGGCGGTGGTGGCCGAGCCGCACGAGGTCGTGAACGTGCTGGGGCCGCGCGGGCTGGCGTGGATGCTGGAGGCCGGGCGGGCATCGGGCCTGCGGGTGTTCGCCTCGGTGCCCTCATGCGTACCGGCCAGCGAATTCGAGGGTGGCGGCGCCCGCCTGACGCCGGAGGACGTGCAGGGCATGCTGAAGCTGCCGGGCGTGCTGGGGCTGGCCGAAATGATGAACTACCCAGGCGTGCTGAATGACGACCCGGCGGTGTGGGCGGTGCTGGCCGAGGGGTTCGCGGCGGGCGGGCGGCTGGACGGCCACGCATCGGGGGTGTCTGGGCCAGAATTGATGGCTTATGCGGCCGCCGGGCTGCATTCGGATCACGAGGCGACCACGCCCGAGGAAGCGCGCCAGCGTCTCAGGGCGGGGCTGTGGCTGATGGTTCGGGAAGGATCCGCCGCCCGCAACCTGCAGGCCCTGCTGCCGGTGCTGCGCGAGCGGCCGCGCCGGGCCATGCTGGTCTGCGATGACGTGAGCGCCGACGAACTGCTGCAACTGGGCCACCTCGACCGCCTTTTACGGGTGTGCGTGCAGGGCGACCTACACCCGCTGGACGCGCTGGCGCTGGTGACCTGCAACCCGGCGGAGTACTGGGGCCAGCATGACCTGGGGCTGGTCGCGCCGGGCTATCACGCGGATTTCGTGCTGCTAGAGGACTTGCACGACTTTCGGGTGCTGGAAACCTTCGTGGGTGGGCAAGAAGCCCAGGCGGCGGGCACAACTCCGCCTCTGGCCCAGGGAGGCGTCGACCTGGGCCGCAGTTGGGCACACGCCACCTTCGAGATTCCGGCAGCGTGGCCGGTCATGCAGGTGCAGGCCGGGCAGATCACCACCGGGCGCGGCGTGGCAGGGTCCGGCGACTCGCGGCTGGTCGTGGCCGACCGCTACGGGCGCGGCGAATGGGCCGCCTGCTGGACGAGCGGTACCGGCCTGACGGGCGGCACCCTGGGCATCAGCGTGCTGCACGACGCTCACCACGCGGCCTTCCTGGGCGGAACGGACGCCGATATCCGCCGGGCCGGCCTGGAACTGGAGCGGCTGGGCGGCGGCGTGGTGGTGGTGGTCGGGGGTGAGGTGGTCGAGACCTTGCCCCTCCCCTACGCGGGCCTGATGACCGACCGGCCTCCGCTGGAGGTGGCCGCGCAGTTAGAGGCCATCACAGCGCGGCTGGCCGGCCTGGGCTGCCGACTCACGCACCCGGTCACGACCCTCAGTTTTCTGGGATTAAGTGTGATTCCTTCGCTGAAACTGACGCCCAGAGGCCTGCTGGATGTGGACGCCTGGGCGTATATGGTGCGTTAG
- a CDS encoding CBS domain-containing protein, whose translation MMVRELMSRPPVTAAPALPLPDAAHLMKSRGIRRLPVLDGETLVGIVTDRDLREAMPSKVSTLSPWEATTRLAAISVEDVMRRSVLTTSEDSDARDAAYTMLQHKVGALPVVDTAGKLVGLLTVSDVLRDYARTPQEANG comes from the coding sequence ATGATGGTACGTGAACTGATGAGTCGTCCACCAGTCACCGCCGCGCCTGCACTCCCCTTGCCGGACGCGGCTCACCTTATGAAGTCGCGCGGCATTCGCCGCCTGCCGGTGCTGGACGGCGAAACGCTGGTAGGCATTGTGACCGACCGTGACCTGCGCGAGGCCATGCCCAGCAAGGTCAGCACCCTCTCGCCCTGGGAAGCCACCACGCGCCTGGCCGCCATCAGCGTGGAGGACGTGATGCGCCGCAGCGTGCTGACCACCAGTGAAGACAGCGACGCCCGCGACGCCGCCTACACCATGCTGCAGCACAAGGTCGGCGCCCTGCCGGTGGTGGACACCGCCGGGAAACTGGTGGGTCTGTTGACCGTCAGTGACGTGCTGCGCGATTACGCCCGCACCCCACAAGAGGCCAACGGATGA
- a CDS encoding cbb3-type cytochrome c oxidase subunit I: MTVSPPYDTPAPQRTLEPDAYRARVAPAIGDAAYLASLKKVTQYYVATAFIALFIGVLLGPLQAFNYAGINVYENPILKALLKSYYQGLSLHGVLNALVFTQFFISGWLLYLPTRDMGARINMKFAWGTYIMMTAGLLIAAVPLLLNKATLLYTFYPPMEGHWAFYVGATIMVAASLLVAGQVVLTWVGWKKQNPGQVTPLVTFMSVSLWMMWLVCSLGLVAEALLVLLPWVFGLRPGVDPLIAKTLFWWTGHAIVYFWLLPAYISWYAFLPKQAGGRIVSEPLARLTFVMFLLNSTPVGIHHQYADPNISNTWKMIHMFLTFLVAIPSLLTAFSIAGSLEDAARARGGRGLFGMLTHLPWKDPVVVGQILAMVSFIGGGAGGIITASFAFSPVIHNTAWIPGHFHITVGTAVTQTFMAIAFWLVPHLTGKRLVAPKVALASMWLWFIGMMFFAVGMHWEGLLGVPRRALISAVALPIYKEGYMHSQIPMALTGISGVILLLAGLSFFYVLFATLLSPRVDDAEAATPLPYSETISPAGRSLRGASPLVRATEPLLALWVVAFALVALMYGPVLMRLTQNASLVPGCNYYTTVQSEVGCNEQR, translated from the coding sequence GTGACGGTTTCTCCCCCTTACGACACGCCCGCGCCGCAGCGCACCCTGGAACCCGACGCCTACCGCGCCCGCGTGGCCCCCGCCATCGGGGACGCCGCGTACCTGGCCAGCCTCAAGAAGGTCACGCAGTATTACGTGGCCACCGCCTTCATCGCGCTGTTCATCGGCGTGCTGCTCGGCCCGCTCCAGGCCTTTAACTACGCCGGCATCAACGTCTACGAGAACCCCATCCTGAAAGCCCTGCTGAAATCGTACTACCAGGGCCTCTCGCTGCACGGCGTGCTGAACGCGCTGGTGTTCACGCAGTTCTTCATCAGCGGCTGGCTGCTGTACCTGCCGACCCGTGACATGGGCGCCCGCATCAACATGAAGTTCGCCTGGGGCACCTACATCATGATGACCGCCGGCCTGCTGATCGCTGCCGTGCCCCTGCTGCTGAACAAGGCCACGCTGCTCTACACCTTCTATCCCCCCATGGAAGGCCACTGGGCGTTTTACGTCGGCGCGACCATCATGGTGGCCGCCAGCCTGCTGGTCGCCGGGCAGGTCGTCCTGACCTGGGTCGGCTGGAAGAAACAGAATCCCGGCCAGGTCACGCCGCTGGTCACCTTCATGAGCGTCAGCCTGTGGATGATGTGGCTGGTCTGTTCGCTGGGCCTGGTGGCCGAAGCGCTGCTGGTGCTGCTGCCGTGGGTCTTCGGTCTGCGCCCCGGCGTCGATCCGCTGATCGCCAAGACCCTCTTCTGGTGGACCGGCCACGCCATCGTGTACTTCTGGCTGCTGCCCGCCTACATCTCCTGGTACGCCTTCTTGCCCAAACAGGCTGGCGGGCGCATCGTTTCTGAGCCACTGGCCCGCCTGACCTTCGTGATGTTCCTGCTGAACAGCACGCCCGTCGGCATTCACCACCAGTACGCCGACCCCAACATCAGCAACACCTGGAAGATGATCCACATGTTCCTGACCTTCCTGGTCGCCATTCCCAGCCTGCTGACCGCCTTTTCCATCGCCGGGTCGCTTGAAGACGCCGCCCGCGCACGCGGTGGACGCGGGCTTTTCGGCATGCTGACGCACCTGCCCTGGAAAGACCCCGTCGTGGTCGGCCAGATTCTCGCCATGGTGTCCTTCATCGGCGGCGGCGCGGGCGGCATCATCACCGCCAGCTTCGCCTTCAGTCCGGTCATTCACAACACCGCCTGGATTCCCGGTCACTTCCACATCACGGTGGGCACCGCTGTCACGCAGACCTTCATGGCCATCGCCTTCTGGCTGGTGCCGCACCTCACCGGCAAGCGCCTCGTGGCGCCTAAGGTTGCGCTGGCCAGCATGTGGCTGTGGTTCATCGGCATGATGTTCTTCGCCGTCGGCATGCACTGGGAAGGCCTGCTGGGGGTGCCGCGCCGGGCGCTGATCAGCGCCGTGGCCCTGCCCATCTACAAGGAAGGGTACATGCACTCGCAGATCCCCATGGCCCTGACCGGGATCAGCGGCGTCATCCTGCTGCTGGCGGGCCTGTCGTTCTTCTACGTGCTGTTCGCCACGCTGCTCTCGCCGCGTGTGGACGACGCCGAGGCCGCCACGCCGCTGCCTTACAGCGAAACCATCAGCCCCGCCGGCAGAAGCCTGCGCGGTGCCAGCCCCCTGGTGCGGGCCACCGAACCCCTGCTGGCGCTGTGGGTGGTCGCCTTTGCGCTGGTCGCCCTGATGTACGGCCCGGTGCTGATGCGCCTGACGCAGAACGCCTCGCTGGTGCCGGGCTGCAACTATTACACCACCGTGCAAAGCGAGGTGGGATGCAATGAGCAGCGATGA
- a CDS encoding cytochrome c oxidase subunit II has protein sequence MTQSPFKQSPVKRLTHATMEKYENVWFGIATAMSVLLAVAVFASFVSGTVPRLEGEGGAGHHLQGVVNGRVDPRNLAGTPFSKPGVVDNADGTQTVFVVARAFAFDPGTIRVKAGVPVTFHITSGDVLHGYYVEKTNINVSVIPGQVSSFTTTFKTPGPLNIVCDEYCGTGHHNMLNKIIVEAPQP, from the coding sequence ATGACCCAGTCGCCATTTAAACAGTCGCCTGTCAAACGCCTGACGCACGCCACCATGGAGAAGTACGAGAACGTCTGGTTCGGCATTGCCACCGCCATGTCGGTGCTGCTGGCGGTGGCCGTGTTCGCCAGTTTCGTGTCCGGCACCGTGCCGCGCCTCGAGGGCGAGGGCGGCGCGGGACACCACCTGCAGGGCGTGGTGAACGGCCGCGTCGACCCCAGGAACCTGGCCGGCACGCCTTTCAGCAAGCCTGGCGTGGTGGACAACGCCGACGGCACCCAGACGGTGTTCGTGGTGGCCCGCGCCTTCGCCTTCGATCCGGGCACCATCCGGGTCAAGGCCGGCGTGCCGGTGACCTTCCACATCACGTCCGGCGACGTGCTACACGGCTATTACGTGGAAAAAACCAACATCAACGTGTCCGTGATCCCCGGTCAGGTCAGCAGCTTCACCACCACCTTCAAGACCCCCGGCCCGCTGAACATCGTCTGTGACGAGTACTGCGGCACCGGGCACCACAACATGCTGAACAAGATCATCGTGGAGGCCCCCCAGCCATGA
- a CDS encoding beta-ketoacyl-ACP synthase III, with amino-acid sequence MTAPAIGIQAVGAYAPATSIPNAHYAARLDTSDEWIVSRSGIRERRHAAPDETAVTLGVNAVKNLLSFSPNALAGVDLIVCATSTPDAMFPSTAALIAGQVGLRGQPALDVSVACSGFVYALSVAHGLIHAGTARRALVIGSEVMSRVVDQDDRSTAILFGDGAGAVVLGEVPAGYGLQAFELGADSAGGPSLFLRGAHDQLPEGQTMGAYLTQNGREVFKFAVRVMGDMTEAVIRKAGLTVQQIDWLVPHQANIRIIESACQRFGLPLERAVVNLDQYGNTSAASIPLALAEAVRAGKIRDNDQLVLAGFGGGLSWGAAALKWWGGANEGI; translated from the coding sequence ATGACTGCTCCTGCCATCGGTATTCAGGCCGTTGGGGCTTACGCGCCCGCCACTTCCATTCCCAACGCCCACTACGCCGCCCGGCTGGACACCAGTGACGAGTGGATCGTGTCGCGCAGCGGCATTCGCGAGCGCCGCCACGCTGCCCCCGACGAAACTGCCGTGACTCTGGGCGTCAACGCCGTAAAGAACCTGCTGTCCTTTTCCCCAAACGCCCTGGCCGGCGTTGATCTGATCGTGTGCGCCACCAGTACGCCCGACGCCATGTTCCCCAGCACCGCCGCCCTGATCGCCGGGCAGGTGGGCCTCCGGGGACAGCCTGCGCTGGATGTCAGTGTGGCGTGCAGCGGGTTCGTGTACGCCCTCAGCGTGGCACACGGCCTGATTCATGCCGGCACCGCCCGCCGGGCCCTGGTGATCGGCAGCGAGGTCATGAGCCGCGTGGTGGATCAGGATGATCGCAGCACAGCCATCCTGTTCGGGGACGGTGCGGGGGCGGTGGTGCTGGGTGAAGTGCCTGCCGGGTACGGCTTGCAGGCCTTCGAGCTGGGCGCGGACAGTGCCGGCGGCCCCAGCCTGTTCCTGCGCGGCGCACACGATCAGCTTCCTGAGGGTCAGACCATGGGCGCTTACCTCACGCAGAACGGGCGCGAGGTTTTCAAGTTCGCCGTGCGCGTGATGGGCGACATGACTGAAGCGGTCATCCGGAAAGCGGGCCTGACCGTGCAGCAGATCGACTGGCTGGTGCCGCACCAGGCCAACATCCGTATTATCGAATCGGCCTGCCAGCGCTTCGGGCTGCCGCTGGAAAGGGCGGTGGTGAACCTCGACCAGTACGGCAACACCAGCGCCGCCAGCATCCCCCTGGCACTGGCCGAAGCGGTGCGGGCCGGCAAGATCAGGGACAATGACCAGCTTGTGCTGGCCGGGTTCGGCGGGGGCCTCAGCTGGGGCGCCGCCGCCCTGAAATGGTGGGGCGGCGCGAATGAGGGCATTTGA
- the tig gene encoding trigger factor: MAELISREGNKVEYKVSVPAAEVNRAYDQVWAGLARDVRVPGFRPGKAPRKVIEGRVGTGYVEDQVRDRLLQVHYPQSTRDLKLNLVDANIDPQPLKSGEAFEFTVKGETYPEVKLGNWKEAQMSAASPEITDEVLGRTLSDLQERNATFEAADRAIEAGDQVTIQEDGEESSYPIYLDVAEEHVREALLGKNKGDTVEINVPAHQHGDHEHPAHTVKVTVLDVKTKKLQELDDEFAKTLNFESIDRLRSDLKVELERRAQQEGDNARREEFISQLVEGMQVDIPQALIDRRRDAMMDEIKDDLKRQGVQWREYEAFMKEQDRLGDFMDNLSKNAEIRVRRDLALEQLAEDLNVRVNDQEFNQTMSALAQMNNITAQQLADQLGPNGINAYYISMLRDKGLAQAIAQLTGEAQPAEADQQDEGTETAQAQGEEATDGEQQADTSAEETATEAAAESKEEKAGE; the protein is encoded by the coding sequence ATGGCAGAGTTAATCAGCAGAGAAGGCAACAAGGTTGAGTACAAAGTGTCCGTGCCCGCCGCCGAAGTGAACCGCGCTTACGATCAGGTGTGGGCCGGCTTGGCCCGCGACGTGCGCGTCCCCGGCTTCCGTCCCGGCAAGGCCCCCCGCAAGGTCATCGAGGGCCGCGTGGGAACGGGGTACGTGGAAGATCAGGTGCGCGACCGCCTGCTGCAAGTGCATTACCCCCAGAGCACCCGTGACCTGAAGCTGAACCTGGTGGACGCCAACATCGACCCGCAGCCCCTCAAGAGCGGCGAGGCGTTCGAGTTCACCGTCAAGGGCGAGACGTACCCGGAAGTGAAACTGGGCAACTGGAAAGAAGCGCAGATGAGCGCCGCCAGCCCCGAAATCACCGATGAAGTGCTGGGCCGCACCCTGAGCGACCTGCAGGAGCGCAACGCCACCTTCGAGGCCGCCGACCGCGCCATCGAGGCGGGCGACCAGGTGACCATTCAGGAAGACGGCGAAGAGAGCAGCTACCCCATTTACCTGGATGTCGCCGAAGAGCACGTGCGTGAAGCCCTGCTCGGGAAAAACAAGGGCGACACCGTGGAGATCAATGTGCCTGCGCACCAGCACGGTGACCACGAGCACCCCGCGCACACCGTGAAGGTCACGGTGCTGGATGTCAAAACCAAGAAGCTTCAGGAACTGGACGACGAATTCGCCAAGACCCTTAATTTCGAGAGCATCGACAGGCTGCGCAGCGACCTGAAGGTCGAACTGGAACGCCGCGCCCAGCAGGAGGGCGACAACGCCCGCCGCGAGGAGTTCATCAGCCAGCTGGTGGAAGGCATGCAGGTCGACATTCCGCAGGCTCTGATTGATCGCCGCCGCGACGCCATGATGGACGAGATCAAGGACGACCTGAAACGTCAGGGCGTGCAGTGGCGCGAGTACGAGGCTTTCATGAAGGAACAGGATCGCCTGGGCGACTTCATGGACAACCTCTCCAAGAACGCCGAGATTCGCGTGCGCCGCGACCTGGCGCTGGAGCAGCTGGCCGAAGACCTGAACGTGCGCGTGAACGACCAGGAATTCAACCAGACCATGAGCGCGCTGGCCCAGATGAACAACATCACCGCCCAGCAGCTCGCCGATCAGCTCGGCCCGAACGGCATCAACGCCTACTACATCAGCATGTTGCGCGACAAGGGCCTGGCACAGGCCATCGCCCAGTTGACCGGCGAAGCGCAGCCCGCAGAGGCTGACCAGCAGGACGAGGGAACCGAAACCGCCCAAGCGCAGGGCGAAGAGGCGACGGACGGCGAGCAGCAGGCCGACACCTCGGCAGAAGAAACGGCGACGGAAGCCGCCGCGGAAAGCAAAGAAGAGAAGGCCGGCGAGTAA
- a CDS encoding alpha/beta hydrolase: MTATAVRFVIPELPPGTPAGTLFLTGDHRGWSSDPQGWAFQRETQGAVLIADLPVGSLLGVKVRLLGTDGCVTEEGDAWGGRAPAHKAVIHADRQMVTLSLAGWQDDRQGRGRPPRSSPPRAEFALAAPWGEQLVRLWWPEGTPDELPLLILHDGQNVFDEGPTFAGSSWDAGGAASMLAGEGHPFRIAALPVNDERSRRYVPFPFEMNAFNPGADEYLDWLRDGLKPELERRFGPPTHTALAGSSFGGLITLYAGLRDPGEYGTWGVFSPAIWPADFELLRWMARRTDPKARVWVDMGDHEGRTAQEAAETVQLTYELAETLRPKVQEVQVTIGEGHWHDEEAWRARLPAFLRWWLTSASPRQ, encoded by the coding sequence ATGACGGCTACGGCTGTGCGCTTCGTGATTCCCGAGTTGCCGCCCGGCACGCCCGCCGGGACACTTTTCCTGACGGGCGACCACCGGGGCTGGAGCAGTGATCCGCAAGGTTGGGCCTTCCAGCGCGAGACACAGGGGGCGGTGCTCATCGCCGACCTTCCCGTGGGTTCGCTGCTTGGCGTGAAGGTTCGCCTCCTCGGCACAGACGGCTGCGTGACCGAGGAAGGAGACGCCTGGGGAGGCCGCGCCCCTGCCCACAAGGCGGTGATTCACGCGGACAGGCAGATGGTCACCCTCTCGCTGGCCGGCTGGCAGGACGACCGGCAGGGGAGAGGCCGACCGCCACGTTCCAGCCCACCGCGTGCGGAATTTGCGCTGGCCGCTCCCTGGGGGGAACAGCTGGTGCGGCTGTGGTGGCCCGAAGGCACCCCGGACGAGTTGCCGCTGCTGATCCTGCACGACGGTCAGAACGTGTTCGACGAGGGCCCCACCTTCGCCGGATCCAGCTGGGACGCCGGCGGCGCAGCCAGCATGCTGGCCGGGGAGGGCCATCCCTTCCGGATTGCCGCGCTGCCCGTGAACGACGAACGCAGCCGCCGTTACGTCCCGTTCCCGTTCGAGATGAACGCCTTCAACCCCGGCGCGGACGAGTACCTCGACTGGCTGCGCGATGGCCTGAAGCCCGAACTGGAGCGCCGTTTCGGGCCGCCCACGCACACCGCCCTGGCCGGGTCGTCCTTCGGCGGCCTGATTACCCTGTATGCCGGCCTGCGTGACCCCGGCGAGTACGGCACCTGGGGCGTATTCAGCCCCGCCATCTGGCCTGCCGACTTTGAATTGCTGCGCTGGATGGCGCGCCGCACCGACCCGAAGGCCCGCGTGTGGGTGGACATGGGTGACCACGAGGGCCGTACCGCGCAGGAAGCCGCCGAAACCGTGCAGCTTACCTATGAACTCGCTGAAACCCTGCGGCCCAAAGTGCAGGAGGTTCAGGTCACCATCGGCGAAGGCCACTGGCACGACGAGGAAGCCTGGCGGGCGCGGTTGCCGGCTTTTCTGCGCTGGTGGCTCACTTCAGCAAGTCCCCGGCAATAA
- a CDS encoding AfsR/SARP family transcriptional regulator, whose amino-acid sequence MTGTVTQDVVMSGAGRYILRSLGQADVLLDGRSVVWAARSAEELLWFLHAFPEGRYRHDILSQLWGLEDNTAAANRFRVALHRLRAALEWPDAVTEQGGRYCLHPELLEASDTYRLHQALRASRQSETLREREELLRQALASADGEYLPHLQGEWVEQGRAQHRAAVVEGYLTLSELHCAARECPLAAQALVKAAQSDPLIGEDHHQRLMACLSMTRDRFAAIEHYRRYRHFLASEVGDTPMHDTELLAERIKAGERVCEHLPFTPQKT is encoded by the coding sequence ATGACGGGCACGGTAACGCAAGACGTGGTGATGTCAGGCGCGGGGCGATACATCCTGCGCTCCCTCGGGCAGGCGGACGTGCTGCTGGATGGCCGGAGTGTGGTGTGGGCCGCCCGCAGCGCCGAGGAATTGCTGTGGTTCCTGCACGCTTTCCCGGAGGGCCGTTACCGGCACGATATCCTGTCGCAGCTGTGGGGCCTGGAGGACAACACCGCCGCCGCCAACCGCTTCCGGGTGGCGCTGCACCGCTTGCGCGCGGCGCTGGAGTGGCCGGACGCCGTGACCGAACAGGGCGGGCGTTACTGCCTGCATCCCGAGCTGCTGGAGGCCAGTGATACCTACCGCCTGCACCAGGCATTGCGGGCCTCCAGGCAATCGGAAACGCTGCGCGAACGCGAGGAGCTGCTGCGTCAGGCACTGGCCAGCGCAGACGGCGAGTACCTGCCTCACCTTCAAGGCGAGTGGGTCGAGCAGGGCCGCGCCCAGCACCGCGCGGCCGTGGTGGAGGGCTACCTGACCCTCTCGGAATTGCACTGTGCCGCGCGCGAGTGCCCGCTGGCCGCGCAGGCGCTGGTCAAGGCCGCGCAGAGTGATCCGCTGATCGGGGAAGATCACCACCAGCGGCTGATGGCCTGCCTGTCGATGACCCGTGACCGCTTCGCGGCCATCGAGCATTACCGGCGGTACCGTCACTTTCTGGCCAGCGAGGTCGGCGACACGCCCATGCACGACACCGAGTTGCTGGCCGAACGCATCAAAGCCGGTGAGCGGGTGTGCGAGCACCTGCCTTTCACCCCCCAGAAAACCTGA
- a CDS encoding c-type cytochrome, whose product MSSDEKGFSGREVTALATFGVLATLIGIGAYQIGFHRISGVQRGAGAEMTASQGPAPVNGQALFAGNCAGCHGATAGGGIGPALNTTASWDAGQFKEAVLHGKAPEKELAPTMPRFATTGLDGAPPTDEQVNAIHDYLKSLK is encoded by the coding sequence ATGAGCAGCGATGAAAAAGGCTTCTCCGGGCGGGAGGTCACGGCGCTGGCCACCTTCGGAGTCCTCGCGACTCTGATCGGCATCGGCGCGTACCAGATCGGCTTTCACCGCATCAGTGGCGTGCAGCGCGGCGCGGGCGCGGAAATGACCGCCAGTCAGGGGCCAGCGCCCGTGAACGGCCAGGCACTCTTCGCCGGTAACTGCGCCGGCTGCCACGGCGCCACCGCCGGGGGCGGCATCGGCCCGGCCCTCAACACCACCGCCAGCTGGGACGCCGGCCAGTTCAAGGAAGCGGTGCTGCACGGCAAGGCCCCTGAAAAGGAACTGGCCCCCACCATGCCGCGCTTTGCTACGACTGGCCTCGACGGCGCGCCCCCCACCGACGAGCAGGTGAACGCCATTCACGACTATCTCAAGAGCCTGAAGTAA